DNA from Desulfatirhabdium butyrativorans DSM 18734:
TACAGCGGAAAATGGGCAGGAACGATGGTGCTTACGGAACCGGAAGCCGGATCGGACCTGAGCGGGCTCACAACCTCAGCCATTCAACATCCGGATGGCACCTATTCGCTTTCGGGCGCCAAGATTTTCATCAGCGGTGGGGAACAGGATTTGACCGAAAACATCGTCTATCCCGTTCTGGCAAGGATTCAGGGGGCACCGGAAGGAAGCCGCGGGATATCGCTGTTTCTCGTCTCAAAATTCATCGTCCGTGAAGATGGAACCCCCGGTGAGCGAAACGACATTGTCTGTACGGGAATCGAGGAGAAAATGGGCCTTCACGGAAGCCCTACCTGCTCCATGGCCCTCGGAAGCTGCGGCAAATGCATCGGCGAGCTGTTGGGGGAACCCAATCGAGGACTTGCGGCAATGTTTCTGATGATGAACGAGGCGCGACTCATGGTGGCTTGCCAGGGACTGGTGAGTGCCTCGACATCGTATCTCTATGCCTTGTCCTATGCCAGGACACGGGTTCAGGGCAAATTCGGCTGCAACGGCAAAAGCGTTCCCATCATCCGCCATCCCGATGTTCGCAGGATGCTCTTGATCATGAAAGCCAATGTGGAAGGGATACGCAGCCTGCTCTATTATCTGGCCTGGTGTGATGATCGGCAGAAGGTTGCATCCGATCGCTCCGAATCAAGACGGTATCGGGAGCGTATCGATCTTCTGATTCCAGTGGCGAAAAGCTATGCCACGGATCGCGCAATCGATGTATGCAACCTGGGCATCCAGGTGTACGGAGGATATGGGTATACATCGGAATACCCGGTGGAGCAGTTGTTGCGGGATGTCCGTGTCACATCAATCTATGAAGGCACAAACGGGATTCAGGCCATCGATTTTTTGGGGAGAAAGCTTCAACTGGACGATGGACGCCTGTTTCTTGAATGGATGGATGACGTTCGGCAAACCATTGCCTGGAGCAAACGCTTCCCCTCGATCCGCCATTTGGCCGATCGGCTTGCCGATGCAGTCAATGAGCTGGATCAAACGGCACAAGAGCTGCGGAAAGCCGCTGCCAGCACACAAGCCTTATCGGCCTATTCTTTCGCAAGCCCCCTGTTGGATGCTGCCGGCGATGTCGCCGTTGGCTGGATGCTGCTTTGGCGGGCCGCCATCGCCTCCGAAAACCTGCAGAGAAAGACCGCCAAAACCGATTTCACATTCCATCAGGGTCAAATCCTGAACGCCGAATTTTTCCTTCGTACGCAACTTCCCGTCACCATCGGAAAGCTGAGGGCAATCCAGGACGGTACGACGGCCGTGACCGACATGACGGAAACATCCTTCGGTGGGATGTGATCAGGCGAGGCTGCGCAATCGATGTGATGAACCAAAAAGATCGTCAGAGTGTCGATATGCTCTTTTTTCTCATTGAAAGGTGAGGAAAGGGGGAGGGTGAGAAGCTCTTCCGTTGTTCCCTTGCCCCCCTTCCTCTCTTCCACGCCGTGGGGAAAATGGAAGAGGTACGTTTCGGAGGAAAAACCCATCCGGATGGCGGGCTGCTCCGAATAGGGGTTTTCCGTTCAGACACTATGTAGCGGCCGGGTATAAAACCCGGCCGCTACGCTGCAGTTGATGAAATCCGCGATGCGTCTTTCGAATGGTGGCGTGTTTTTATAGCACCATGCGGGCATCTACAGCCACAGCCTTGTCTGCAAACGCCATCACGGGGTTCAAATCCATTTCCTGAATCTGCGGAAAATCGGTAACGAGCTGGGAGACCCGAAGCAGGATATCGACGATTCCCGGGCGATCGACGCCAGCCTGACCCCGCACGCCCTTCAGCAGGGCCGCCGCCTTGAGCGAATCGATCATTTCCCCGGCTTCGATCTCGGTGATGGGGGCAATCCGGAAGGAAACATCCTTCAGAATTTCGACATAGATGCCACCCAGACCGAAGAGCAGGATATGCCCCAGGCCAGGCTCGGCCTTCGCACCCACGATGACTTCCCGTCCTCCGCCTTCGAATTTCTGAATGAAGAAGCGCAAATCCGTTGCCCCGATCCGCTTGACCATCGTTTCGGCAGCTTCCCGGACAGACTTTCCATCCTTCAGATTCACGGCGACACCGCCCATGTCGCTCTTGTGAACGACAGACGGCGAATCGGCCTTCAGAACCACGGGATATCCGATGGCGTTTGCCGCTGCTTCGGCATCCGCCACTGTATCGGCGATCTTCCAGGCGGCGCAAGGAATGCGGTAGGCTTCGAGGATCCCGTACACATCGGCTGCAGACAGAAGCGTCTTCCCATCCGATGCAGCCTTCTCCAGGATTGCGGCAACCGCGCCGGAATCGACATCCGTAAAGGTCTTTGGCTTGCCGATGTCCTTCGACCGAAGAGCTGCATAACGGCTGAGAGCGGCCAATGCCCGGGCTGCCGTGCCCGGAAAGGTGTAACAGGGGACGCCGCCTGTCTTCAGAATCTCGACGACATCCTTCCATTGCTTCGGATCGGTCATGAGATTGCAGACGATGGGCTTTTTGTGCTGGCGGTTCACCTCTGTAATCTGCTGGGCCACCGCCTCGTTGTTGACGAAGAAGGGCGTGACGAAATTGATGTACAGGCAGTCGATGCCGTCTTCGGCCATCATCACGTCCATTGCCGCCCGGAAATGGCCGGCATCTGCCGTTGCCAGCACATCCACCGGATTTTCGAACGCGGATTCGGGAAACAATTTTCCTTTCAGCGTCTGGATGGAGGCTTCCGAAAGGGTCGGAATCTTCATTCCCTCATCGACGAGCACATCGGTGGCGATGACGGCCGGGCCTCCGGTGTTCGTGATGATCCCCACCCGATTCCCCGAAGGGATGGGCTGGGAAGCGAAGGCAGCCGCAGCCTGGCACAGTTCGCCTTCGTCCCGGAAGGTGAGAATGCCCAGTTTCTGGAGAATGAGCTCGATGGCGATGTCCGTTTTGGCCAGCCCACCGGTGTGGGACGAGGAGGCCTTGGCGCCCTCGGCGGTCCTTCCGGCCTTCATGGCCAGAACGATCTTTTGGGATGCCACCCGCTGCATGACCTCGAGAAAGGCCTTGGGATCCTTCAGGCTTTCGAGATACAGCACGATGACGCGGGTTCCGGAGTCGTTTCCCAGGTAGTCCAGAATTTCGGTGATGGAAACATCGCTGGCGTTGCCGTTGGATGCATAAATGCGCGTGCCGATGCCCATCTGGGAAAAGCCCTGGTGGATCAGCTCCCCGACGCCGCCGCTCTGGGCAACGATCGAGATGAACCCCGGATCGGGTTTGGTGAAGGTGAAGTTGCAGTAGGCCCGGACTTCCGGATCGGTATTGATGATACCCTGGCAATTGGGCCCGAGAATCCGGATGCCGTATTTGGCGGCCCGTTCCAGAAAGTCTTTCTGCAGGGCGGCCCCTTCCGGTCCGACTTCGGTGAATCCGGCCGAATTGATAATGATGGCCTTGATCCCTTTCTTGCCGCAATCTTCTACGGCTGCAGGCACGAATTTGCTGGCGATCACCATGTGGGCCAGATCGATCGGCCCGGGAACGTCGAAAATGCTCGGATAGGCTTTGACGCCTCGAATGTCGGACGCTTTCGGGTTGATGGGATAGACGGGTCCCTTGAAACCGAAATCGATCAAATTTTTGATGATGCGGTTTCCGATCGACAACTCTTTGGTCGAGGCCCCGATGATGGCCACACTTTTGGGTCTGAACAAGGCATCCAGCATGTCACTTTCTCTCCTCGAGTTGTTCAATGAAGGCTTCGACATTGGTCTTGGTCTGCTCATCGGAAATCAGGCGCAGATCGTTCAGGTCGCCATTGATGATGAGGCTGGGAACCCCGGTCTCTTTTTCGAGCCGCTGGGGCATGCCATAGCGGCAATTGGAGTTGTTCGGGCAGGTTTTCGCATCGTGATAGATGATGCCGTCAACCTTGAAAAAGGCGATCATGTCCTTGATGTATTTTTCCTTGGCCTCATCGGATCGGACGATGAACAGCTTCGTGTAGGCGCGGGCCATGCTCTCGAAGGGTTCGGCCGGATCGAAATCGGAGAAAATCCAGGAATTGCAGTACGTCGAAGCCAGGACGTTGGTTTGGTGGCTGCTGAAAAGCATGGAATGGTCCCGCAATCTTCCCCAAACCGGCATGCCTTCCCAGTAGAGGCGGAATTTTTCGCCCGGAACGGCAGCGACCTTGTCCTGAATCCGTTTTTCGAGCTCGGCAAGCAGCATTTTGTAGTAATCGACCGCCCGCTGGGTGCCGCGCAGCACAACGGCCGGCCCCATGTGGATGGTGCCATCAAAGAAGGTGATGGGCGAAGGAACGGCTGCGGCCGTATCGAGCACTTTCTTCCACAGTTCGGAGCATTCCCGGGAGAGGGCCAGCACATGTTTCATCTCATCCATGTCGAACCTTTTCCCCGAAATTTCCTCGAGCGGACGGATGAGGGCTTCCATTTGCCTGGCGATCGATGCCGTATGCTCGCCACGCACATCCCCGACACCGCGGTGGGTGTGAATGCCGACAACCGGAACCTTGAATTCCCGGCCATACCACATGAACCAGTCCTGAACGTCGCGGCACTGATTCGTGTTGTAGACCAGTACGTCGGGTTTCGGCACCGAGTCGATGCCGGGGTAGGCTTTCGAAAGGGGGGTGACACCTTTGAGATAGGCGCCGACATCCGCCGTCAGATACGAGCAGATATCTGGTGAATAGCCAATGGCGTTCGCTTCCGGAATCATGTCGGTCGCCATCCGGGTGGCTCCGAGCATGGCGCCGTGATTCTCCGGAAAATGGACCAGAAACCCCAAGGCCCGAAGAATTTCCGCCGGCCCTACACTCGTGCACCAGGCGATCTTCTGCTTTTTGGTCGTTGCGGCTTCGTTCAGTTCGTAAAAGTAGTCGCTCATGTACTGCTTCATCATGCCTGCGGCCTGAATCTTGGGCAAGGCCAGTTTTTCTTCTGCCATGGTACCTCCGGTTGAATGGGATTGATAATAAGATGGGCGATAGGCAATAGGCTATGGGCGATAGGCTATGGGCTATGGGCTATGGGTTATGGGTGATGGGTGATGGGTGGATGGGAAGTAGCCCAGGGGATTGGACCTTCAGGCTGGAAACCGTGCCCGGACATCTGGCAAAACACAACGCCACCCAGAACCCATAGCCTATCGCCCATAGCCCATAGCCCATAACCTATTGCCTATCGCCTATCGCCCATAGCCTATTGCCTATTGCCTATTGCCTATTGCCTATCGCCTATCACCTTCCATTGCATACAACGCTGCGCCCAGCGCACCCGTCAGCTGCGGCAAGGGCGGCACCCAGATAGGTCTTCCGATCAGCTCCTGGGCCATTTCCACCAGATACGGATTGTGGGCCACCACGCCGCCGGTCATGACCACGTTTTCGGTGAGGGAATCCATCTCGAGCACCCGTTTGATGACCGACAGAAACAATCCCTTGACGATGTCGGGCACCTTCTTTCCCTGACGGATCTTTTCCAGCACTTCGGTTGCCGAAAAGACCGTGCAGAAACTGCCCAATTCCACCATCTGGGTGCTCTGGCGGGCCAGCCCGTCCATGGACTCTATCGGAATATCGAGTCTGGGAGCCATCTCTTCCAGAAACGCCCCCGTACCGGCTGCGCATTTGCGGTTCATCTTGAAGCTCTGCCGCCTGCCCTCACCATCCACCTTGATGACCTTGTTGTCCTGCCCGCCAATGTCGATGATCGTGATGGGATGGGGGAAACAATGGAAACACCCTTTGGCGTGACAGCCGATTTCCGTCTTGGTATCGTCTGCCCGTTGCACGTTTTTTCTGCCGTAGCCGGTCGAGATGAGCCTCCGGATGGCCTGTTGCGTGACACCAGCCATCGCAAGGGCCATTTCCAAACATTGATCGCTCGACTCGGTGAAATTGGTACCGGATTTGACGACGGCATGGCCGACGGGCCGCCTTTCACCATCAATCACCATGACCTTGGTTCGGGAGGCGCCAACATCGACCCCAGCCCATATCGATGGATCACCATTGCCCATACGTTCGCTCTTTCCTGTCATTTCGGCTCGATGGCTTTCACCAGTCCCCGGATCATCACATTGAAGGGGGTTTCGATGCCTGCCTGCTGACCGTATTCGATAAATTTGCCGTTCATGAAATCGATTTCGGTGCGACGCTTGGCCTCGATGTCCATGAGCATGGAGGGTTTATGATCCCCGGCATGCCGCATGTACGCAATGGCGTTCGGATAGAAATCCCAGCCAAGATCGATTTCATTGGCCCGGGCGATCTTGACGCATTCCTTGACCAGGGAATCGACGATGTTGAAGACGATCGGATCGTTCATGGCCTGGGCCATGGTGTAGCCCGTTACGGCGCAAACCGGATTCATGCAGGCATTCAAAACGGCCTTTCGCCAGACCATGGATACGATCTTGTCCGTGGCTTCCGTCAGAAGCCCGGCCTGTGTAAAAGCCGCTGCAATAGCCTGGGCGGCGGGTTTGGATTCGGGATCGAGCTCCTGCAGGTAGTGGGGCGCATGATGGAAAGGCATTTTGACATGGCCGGGCTTGACCAACCCGCATCCGTAATTGACGACGGCGCGCATTACCGGAAGGGTGCCGAGGGTTTTGGCAATTTCCCGTTCGGTATCGATTCCGTTCTGCCAGCTCACCACATATTGCCCTTCTTGCAGGAACCCCTCGATGGCAGATGAGAGCAGCGGCAGCACGTTGGCCTTGACCGTGATAATGATGACATCGGGCCGGATATCCGCCAGATCGTCGATGGATCGACAGACCCGCTTCACTTTCTGCTGCAGATTTTCGGCCCCTTCGATCACGATTCCGGGATCAAGCGCCGGATCGATCAGCGCCTGGACAACATCGCACAGTGTCACCTCGTAGCCGCCTCTGGCCAGAAAGGCCGCGACGATACAGCCAACGGGCCCTGCCCCCACCACGGCGAATTTTTTCGGTGTAAATGCAGATGGATCCGACATGGTGTTCTCCTTTCAGCTTTCAGTTTCCAGAATGCCAAACGATTTGGCATCCAGAATGTGGACGCCATGTTTCTGCAGCACGTCGATCGCCCTGTCGTTGTCGCTGAACCGGAAAATCATGACGGCGTTGTTGGCTGCCATGCCGATGAATGCATACATGTACATGACGTTGACGTTGGCTTCGGTGAGCGGCTTGAGGATTTCGGAAAGCCTGCCGGGCTTGTCCTCGATTTGGACGGCAACCACATCATCCACTCGGGCCGGCATATGCCGTTCCATCAGAATGCGGCGGGTGGTGGCAATGTCCGAAACGAGGAGCCGCAGCGATCCGAAATCTCCGCTGTCTACCAGGTTCAATGCCCTCAGGTTGATGCCCGCCTGGCCCAGTGCATGGGTCACCTCGTACAGACGACCGGGTGCATTTTCGATGGATACCGAAATCTGTTTCAGTTTCATGGGCCTGTCTCCTTTCTTGCGCCTTTCCGGGGAGATCTTCATGTGAAGCTTTGCCCCGTCGATTCGTTCAGCATAATGAACTGTTCTTGTGGATACATTTTAATTATAATGTAACCATTTGTCCTATTTCTAACGGTTGAAGAGAGATGTGTCAAGAAAAAAAATGGGATTCAGTTTGGAATGGATTGAAACGAAAAAGCCAGAATACTGAACGCATCCTGGCTTTTCAGATGATCGGGAAAATCTCGGTCCTGGGTTGCATCTCCAAAAGGATTATGAGCGCCTGAACGCAAAGCCTCCGTTCAGATCAGCACGCCGCATCCAAGAAGAAACGCTTTTCGCCTGGCTCCTGGCCCCTAGATTCTGACTCCCTGAATCACGTCCCGCCCCCAAGCGAAACCCCACTGATATCGTATCCAAGTATCTTCGGGAGCCACAGGACAGCATCCGGCCAATAGGTCAACAGGAACAGGATGGCGATCTGAATCGCCAGAAAAGGCATCACCGCCTTGGTGACATAGACAATATCCCGTTTGGCCACAGCCCCCGAAATATACAGGCTGACCCCGACAGGCGGTGTGCAGTAGCCGATGGCCAAATTAACAGTCATGATCAGGCCGAAATGGATGGGGTTGATGTTGAAGGCCATCAGGAGCGGCAAACACACGGGACCGATGATCAATGTAGCCGAAATGATGTCCATCAGCATCCCGACGGCCAGCAGGATGATATTGATCGCAAAGAGAAACACCATCGGGGAATGAATGTTTCCGGTAACCGCTTCGGTGATCTTGGCCGGAATGGATTCGATGGTCAGATACCGGCCGAAACAGGTGGCGCCCGCCACGATGATCAGCAACGTCGCAGAGGTGACGGCCGAGCTCACCACCACTTGTTTCATCTGCTGGAATTTCATGGATTTGTGGATGAAGATTTCCACGATGAAGGCATAAACGCAGGCAATGACGGCCGCCTCGTTAGCCGTATACGTGCCGGTGTAAATGCCGGCAAAAATGACAACCGGGAGCATCAGCGCCCAGAAACATTCCTTGAAGGTTTTCCATAGCGTGGAAAAACTGGGAACGGGCATGCGGGCAACAGATGGGTTCTTGACGAAAACAAAATAGGTGTAAACGCACATGGCAAGCGTGATCAGGATCCCGGGAAGAAAACCGGTCAGGAAGAGCGCCTCGAGGGAACAGTTGCTGATCATGCTGAAGAGGATCATGCCGATACTGGGCGGTATGATGACCCCCAGGTTTCCGGCAGTTGTCATGACCCCGATGCTGTAATTTTCGGGATACCCTTGTTGCATGAGCGCCGGAATCATGAATCCGCCCAGAGCGACCACCGTGGCGACGGTCGATCCCGAAATGGCGCCGAACATAGCGCAGGCGATGATTCCAGCCATGCCAAGCCCGCCCGGGAGCCAACTCACCAGGATGTTGGCGAATTTGATCAGTTTTTCGACGATGGTCCCGGCAGTCATGATATTCCCGCAAAGAATGAAGAACAGCACGACGACCAGGGAAAAATTGTCAAGCCCCCGGAAGACGGTCTGCACCAGAAGCATGATCGGAAGGCTGGTGAACATCAGCATACAAATCACCGCCGTAAAAAACAGACTCATGAACACCGGCACATAGGCGACCATCATCCCCAGAAGAAGCAACAGGGGCGCAATATAGGTCCATTCCATAACGATTGGGTCTCCTTGACAAGGTTCTCAGCTTGCGAACCGATGAAAATGCTCATGGCGGTGACGCCGCCCCAGGGAATAAGCATTCCAATGGAAACGATCCTCCTACAAAATCAAAGCGTTCCCATCCATCCCTTTTCCCTTTACCCTATCCTCTTTTCCCGTTTCCCTCTACGATTGCTTCATGGCCACCACGTCCTGATAAATAACATGAATGGTTCGAAGCAACATCATGATGCCCATCATCGGCAGCCACACATAGAGAATGACGAGCGGAATCTGAAGAATGATCGTCTTCTGGTTGGTCATCGCCTGTTGCGCAGCAATCTGCCACCCGTAGATGATCATAATCAGGGCAAAAACGATGGTCACCAGATGACTGAAGACCATCAAGGGATATTTCGTCTTTGGCACCAATTGGAGCAGCACATCCACCTTGATCATCGAACGATTCTTGACGGCCGAACTGCAGCCGATGAGGGTGGTGTAAATGATGACCTCCCGGACCAGCTCTTCGGACCAGGCCAGGGAGTAGTTGATGGTATAGCGCAGGATGACATTGACGAAGAGCGCGATCAACACCACCATGACCGTGATGAACAGGGTCCAATCCTCAAAGAAAGTCAGGACGGTGTCAATGATATCGAGTGTTTTTTTGAACATCAGGGAACCTTCATCGCTAAAGAGTTGCCATGGTCAAACGAAATTTCTTTCGTTGATGAGTTGTCTCGTTTTGGCGCCTGAATTGGCAATGTCTGCTCAAAAAATCCAGATAACCGAGCCAATTGCAAAACCCCTATTTTTCGTCACCCCGGCAAAATCCTGCCACTGGCAGGAAGGGTCCATAACGATTTGGAATAAATGGATTCCGGCTTCCGCCGGAATGACGCACGGGGGTTTCACCCATCGGCGATGGGGATGAAAGCAAACTTTCTGGTGGAAAATTCTGGAATGATCCACCCCAAAACGAAGCAACGCTTCATGGGTGATATCATCTCTTCTATGAGTACTCAGGGGCGCGCCGTGCAGTGCGCCCCTGCCCCATCTCAAGGCTTGTAGCCCAAGAGATCCTGCACTTCCTTCAGATAATTCACGGGCCGGTAGGTATCGCTCGGGTAGAGTTTGTTGATTTCCTCGGCATACTGCTTATGGACGACATCCCCTTCTTTTCGCAATGTATTCATGTCGGCTTCTGACAACTTGAAAAATTCGACCCCCGAAGCCTTGGCTTTGGCGATCTCATCGGCCTCCTGCTTTACAGTCTCTGCACGGATCACCTTGCAGACATCATGAACGGTATCCTTGAAGGTCTTCTGCAGATCGGCAGGCAGGCTGTTGAACCATGCCTTGTTGAAAATCCAGATGAACAGCCCCTGGGCATAGTTGACCTGGGTGAAATATTTGGCGTCTTCGAATTTCTTGGTGATGTTGCACACCATCGGGGTATGATCGAGACCGGTGATCACCCCCTGTTTCAGCGCGATCGGCACATCCGGCCAGGGCATGGCTACCGGGTTGAATCCCCATGCCTTGTACAGGAGCTGGTTGACCGCAGCCTCAGCCGTCCGGAACTTGATTTTCTTGGCATCTTCGATCGTCTTGACAGGCGTTATCGTCGCCCAGCCATAATTGCCGTATCCGGTGATATCCATGCCGATGATTCCCTGATGGTCCATCGCCATGAGGAAATGATCCCACAGTTTTCCACTGTTGACGAATTTATCGAGTTTGTCGAACGAATCCACCAGGAAGGGCAGGTTCACCACACCAAAGCGTGGACCAAGATTGGTCGAGGCCACGGAACTGACCCCCATTCCCTGAATGGCGCCCATCTGCAATTGGTTCAGGACTTCCACCTCGCCGCCCAGCATGGAAAATGGCTTGTAGTCAATGTAAATCTGGCCGTTGCTCCGCTTCCACAATTCATCCCGGATGGCAAACCCGGCATAGACCCCCCGGATAACCGGATGGGAAACATTGGAAACGACCGCCTTGTATTTGGCAGTCGACGGATCGAATGCCGGTTTCCAGGCATCCAGCGATGGCCCTGCAGCTCCTGCGAATCCAGAAGTCAGAAACAGTGCCATACCCACCACGACAGCAATCCAACCGATCCTCTTTCCTGTCATACCGTTCTCCTTTCATTGGGTTGATGGTTGACCACACACTAAACGACGTTCATATTCCGACAACCATTTACAAGCTATATTTCAGCTATCGCCACATTTGTCAAGGGGAAAACGATTCAAACCGGGGGATCACATTGAAGCAGAAAGCGTTTCCCGAATCCGGGTGCTGGCCAGAAAGCCGATGACCGCACAGGCCAGCATCAGCGCAAACATGCGGCCGAAAGCCGCCGCATCGGGGCCTGCGGACATTTCGATGACATATCCCGCCAGAGGCTGCAGCACGGCACCGCCTGCAAACGGAAAGAGGTTGACAACCCCTGTGGCAGTGCCCGCCATGTTGACCGGAAAAGACTCCTTGGCGGCAGTGAATCCGATCACGACGATGGCACTGGCAAATACCCCCAGCCCGAGAAATTGCAGGTACAGCACCCAGATCGGCAGCGTGGCGGTAAACAGGGTAAAGAGCAGAACGATTGCGACCACAATGGCTGAGGAGAGCACCAGGACGGGTTTTCTGGCGCGAAAGACCTTTGTGGAGAGATGGCTCAGGAAAGGGCTCCCGAAGATCATGCCGATGGCGATCATGGAGAGAATATGGCCTGCCTCGGATGGATCCAGATGGTACACTTTGCGCAGATAGGGCCCTCCCCAGAGGCCGCCGACAGAGAAAAACACCCCAAGGACAAAAAAGAACCAGATGCACAGCGGCCAGAAGGATCGGGTCATCAGAACCCGTTTGAGACCGGCAAGCAACGGGATTGCTTCGGTTTTCCCTGACCCTGCCGCGGGCACGACATTTGGCCAGCCCTTGTCGGAAGGTTGATCCCGAACAATGATCCAGACCAGAATCCCCAAGACGATGGTGGCGATTCCCACCCCGACAAAAGACATGCGCCAGCCAACGGCCGAGCTCAGCCAGACCAGCGGGGTGGCCGATGTCAGCGATCCGATGCCGCCCATGGCCATGAGAATTCCCGTCAGATGGGCGAACGATTTGGCTTCGAACCATTGCGAAAAAATTTTCAGGGTCGGCACAAAGAACATGGCCACGCCCAGACCCACAAGCGTCCTTCCGAAGATGGCGATGGTCGTGGTGTGAGCCAGCCCGAGCATGATGGAACCGATGCAGGCAATCCCGAAAAACACGGTGATGGTGTTGCGGGGTCCCCAGGAATCGGCCAGGAGCCCTGCAGGAAGCTGCATGATGGCGTATGGGTAAAAGTAGGCGGAAGCCAGAAACCCGGTGAGGGTTGGCCCGGTGTTCAGGTCCCGCATCATGTCGAGTGCGACAACGGCCGGGCAGAGCCGATGGAAATAGACGAGAATGTATCCGAAAGACAATACCCAGAAAATCGCCCATCTGTACCCTTGAATCGATCGTTCGGTGGCTTCACGCATGGTCGATCATCCTTTTCAGGGGAAAGGAAACGGTTTCTTGCTGACTTCTGGACCGGATGGCCATCGAAAGTTCATTTTCCGGTCCAGTATCCTTTCGGGTCGAAGCGTTTGAGCAGGGCGATTTCTTCCGCACTCGGCGCAGGCGTCTCCGAAAGCTCGGGTGAAACGGACAAATCCCATCCGGTCTGGGCCAGCA
Protein-coding regions in this window:
- a CDS encoding TRAP transporter large permease; translation: MEWTYIAPLLLLLGMMVAYVPVFMSLFFTAVICMLMFTSLPIMLLVQTVFRGLDNFSLVVVLFFILCGNIMTAGTIVEKLIKFANILVSWLPGGLGMAGIIACAMFGAISGSTVATVVALGGFMIPALMQQGYPENYSIGVMTTAGNLGVIIPPSIGMILFSMISNCSLEALFLTGFLPGILITLAMCVYTYFVFVKNPSVARMPVPSFSTLWKTFKECFWALMLPVVIFAGIYTGTYTANEAAVIACVYAFIVEIFIHKSMKFQQMKQVVVSSAVTSATLLIIVAGATCFGRYLTIESIPAKITEAVTGNIHSPMVFLFAINIILLAVGMLMDIISATLIIGPVCLPLLMAFNINPIHFGLIMTVNLAIGYCTPPVGVSLYISGAVAKRDIVYVTKAVMPFLAIQIAILFLLTYWPDAVLWLPKILGYDISGVSLGGGT
- a CDS encoding TRAP transporter substrate-binding protein, yielding MTGKRIGWIAVVVGMALFLTSGFAGAAGPSLDAWKPAFDPSTAKYKAVVSNVSHPVIRGVYAGFAIRDELWKRSNGQIYIDYKPFSMLGGEVEVLNQLQMGAIQGMGVSSVASTNLGPRFGVVNLPFLVDSFDKLDKFVNSGKLWDHFLMAMDHQGIIGMDITGYGNYGWATITPVKTIEDAKKIKFRTAEAAVNQLLYKAWGFNPVAMPWPDVPIALKQGVITGLDHTPMVCNITKKFEDAKYFTQVNYAQGLFIWIFNKAWFNSLPADLQKTFKDTVHDVCKVIRAETVKQEADEIAKAKASGVEFFKLSEADMNTLRKEGDVVHKQYAEEINKLYPSDTYRPVNYLKEVQDLLGYKP
- a CDS encoding TRAP transporter small permease, which translates into the protein MFKKTLDIIDTVLTFFEDWTLFITVMVVLIALFVNVILRYTINYSLAWSEELVREVIIYTTLIGCSSAVKNRSMIKVDVLLQLVPKTKYPLMVFSHLVTIVFALIMIIYGWQIAAQQAMTNQKTIILQIPLVILYVWLPMMGIMMLLRTIHVIYQDVVAMKQS
- a CDS encoding MFS transporter produces the protein MREATERSIQGYRWAIFWVLSFGYILVYFHRLCPAVVALDMMRDLNTGPTLTGFLASAYFYPYAIMQLPAGLLADSWGPRNTITVFFGIACIGSIMLGLAHTTTIAIFGRTLVGLGVAMFFVPTLKIFSQWFEAKSFAHLTGILMAMGGIGSLTSATPLVWLSSAVGWRMSFVGVGIATIVLGILVWIIVRDQPSDKGWPNVVPAAGSGKTEAIPLLAGLKRVLMTRSFWPLCIWFFFVLGVFFSVGGLWGGPYLRKVYHLDPSEAGHILSMIAIGMIFGSPFLSHLSTKVFRARKPVLVLSSAIVVAIVLLFTLFTATLPIWVLYLQFLGLGVFASAIVVIGFTAAKESFPVNMAGTATGVVNLFPFAGGAVLQPLAGYVIEMSAGPDAAAFGRMFALMLACAVIGFLASTRIRETLSASM